A part of Allocoleopsis franciscana PCC 7113 genomic DNA contains:
- a CDS encoding ParB/RepB/Spo0J family partition protein — translation MKPKVSQPYRQIKGLGLDALFGDAPTTGESVAIDAIKLPQQQPRRYFDPQKLQQLVQSVKEHGILEPLLVRRLSDGVYELVAGERRYRAALEVGLTEVPVVVRQLSDEEALQLALIENLHREDLNPVEETEGILQLIALKLSQPTTAVIKILHRMQNETEGKVTHNVMGNVEAQVVQDIFTGLGLMTWESFVKNRLPLLNLPEEVMEALRQGQIAYTKAQAIARVKDPESRLALLDAAIQEDLSLSQIKERIKADQKAPELPPLKKQMDATYRRLQKAKFWEDPKKRSRLEALLEEMEAILGEE, via the coding sequence ATGAAGCCTAAAGTGAGTCAACCCTACCGCCAGATTAAAGGCCTTGGTCTAGATGCTTTGTTTGGAGACGCTCCAACAACAGGGGAGTCGGTGGCAATAGATGCGATTAAGTTACCCCAACAGCAACCTCGACGTTACTTTGACCCGCAAAAGTTGCAGCAGTTGGTGCAGTCGGTAAAGGAGCATGGCATCTTAGAGCCGCTGTTGGTGCGACGCTTGAGTGATGGGGTGTATGAGTTGGTTGCAGGGGAACGACGTTACCGAGCTGCTCTAGAGGTGGGACTGACGGAAGTGCCAGTTGTAGTGCGGCAACTGAGTGACGAAGAGGCTTTGCAGTTAGCTCTGATTGAAAATCTCCACCGGGAAGACCTCAACCCTGTAGAGGAGACGGAAGGGATTTTACAGCTCATTGCCCTTAAATTAAGTCAGCCAACGACGGCAGTGATTAAGATTCTGCACCGAATGCAGAATGAGACAGAAGGCAAAGTTACGCATAACGTTATGGGTAACGTTGAGGCTCAGGTCGTTCAAGACATATTTACTGGATTGGGGCTGATGACCTGGGAATCTTTTGTCAAGAATCGGCTGCCGCTGCTCAACTTGCCGGAAGAGGTGATGGAAGCTCTGCGGCAGGGACAGATTGCTTACACTAAAGCTCAGGCGATCGCTCGCGTGAAAGACCCCGAATCGCGCCTCGCGTTGTTGGATGCAGCTATACAAGAAGATTTGTCTCTCAGTCAGATTAAAGAGCGGATTAAGGCTGACCAAAAAGCTCCAGAACTGCCACCCCTCAAGAAGCAGATGGATGCAACGTACCGTCGTCTTCAAAAAGCTAAGTTTTGGGAAGACCCCAAAAAGCGATCGCGCCTAGAAGCATTGCTGGAGGAGATGGAAGCAATACTTGGTGAGGAATAG
- a CDS encoding ParA family protein: MSRIIALFNQSGGVGKSTLTMNLGYHLQQRKHRVLLVDMDPQGSLTLFMGLEPSELKETIYDSVIADRPLPIHPNIHGMDLVPANIKLSGAELELVMADMRDIRLQDALKPVQEQYDFILIDCPPSLGLLSYISLVSATHVLVPIQTQYKAFCGTELLLSTVARVKSRANRQLEIAGFVPSMYAKSNSQDVRALQAINEQMSQFGKVFPPIPRSTALADAAEAHVPLADYNKKHPALATLQQVAGAMEGLK, encoded by the coding sequence GTGAGCCGAATTATTGCCTTATTTAATCAGTCGGGGGGCGTGGGCAAAAGTACGTTGACGATGAACCTCGGCTACCACCTACAACAGCGCAAGCACCGTGTCCTTCTGGTGGATATGGACCCTCAAGGGTCACTGACACTTTTCATGGGATTGGAACCATCTGAGCTGAAGGAGACAATTTACGACTCCGTGATTGCCGATCGCCCTCTACCCATCCACCCCAACATTCACGGTATGGATTTGGTTCCTGCAAATATCAAACTGAGTGGTGCTGAGTTAGAGCTGGTAATGGCAGATATGCGAGATATTCGTCTTCAGGACGCCCTCAAACCTGTGCAAGAGCAGTATGACTTTATCTTAATTGACTGTCCCCCTTCCCTCGGTTTGCTGAGTTACATCAGTTTGGTGAGTGCAACTCATGTCTTGGTACCCATCCAAACTCAGTACAAAGCTTTCTGTGGAACTGAACTTCTCCTTTCAACGGTGGCGCGAGTGAAGTCGAGAGCCAACCGTCAGTTAGAAATTGCAGGCTTTGTTCCCTCCATGTATGCCAAATCCAACTCCCAGGATGTACGAGCGTTGCAAGCTATCAACGAGCAAATGTCTCAGTTTGGGAAAGTTTTTCCTCCAATACCTCGCTCTACAGCTCTCGCCGATGCGGCTGAGGCTCATGTTCCCCTGGCAGATTACAACAAAAAACATCCCGCTCTTGCCACGTTGCAGCAAGTTGCTGGAGCTATGGAGGGTTTGAAATGA
- a CDS encoding helicase-related protein: protein MKPEFILSDNGLDVSNQERQEEHLQFVESFYKRIHGHITGTSEHRSVVKGATEPRRLMPTGYLSPLPPPAAVPSSSQQQNTFRPSNCGLAINLAPDWNKKQLLIELKVRFSVFLPKIDLSKVAEKSLRSMWQRFDISAAINSSIQDLVSDSSPTLLKLNQDIAEQIKKVSEEHQKDPLAWLFGLPQIIDDLKEQEITLANENHQGLQAELRKRVLSKSEKNKNKNEANKSEVQPGQVAPVNFIVTVEAQKRNLGGQTRLRLFLRNKSDQVGGFNDPRDTGLFGAYLEIKLPEEMWQPIELSRFQISYQVDSTVPAQGINCTPGVENNQSIVRIWTEFLPIYWQKRLYTAGIQAPFKDLATSTGDADIQVLKTIRQKMWDYRDSWQALINQKHPQTGGTQYSSEAQEDLDKFKKEIERFELGIQVLEDTRYMMLRRAFNLMNQTFADIDENRTKRNKTPYQNWRPFQIVYIVSNLAALAARQWTEDFANNSLVQIDHAAVVHFPTGGGKSEAVMGIILTQAFFDRLRGRDWGMVAWLRYPLRLLTYQQLQRFLDTLVAADELRKKQPDLAKTSEFTVGYYGGRDNSPNSLKYVPDEMERYRMQARNKMQAALGKVPKQITAADVGYYVPESIQQYRMVMRCPYCGLEEIHTFIDRATNELRHRCGSLDQSSTKAACGRELPLYIVDEDIYSRLPTLLVGTLDKIANITFRPASRTLFGAVSDVCSVHGFTANNTCHKNDSVGGCTRKQIKPLSKPPVDPGIPLIFQDELHLLREELGTFDGHYEALIDVIHQERKGIRPKVLAATATIEGAEQQTKHLYWRELSQFPVRGPAQGRSFYANAHSKYVTRGFVGLRPTSVNSLDAAMALIQAIRTELEIIRSNPAKFKVEYGLGNITDDTFLKLVDQHDLCCTYVNSKNDGSDIRRSINEQVKAGLREEFGEDRANTMLPEAITLSGDDGIEVVKEVLQRMETSQLTPNLSESQRLSDVVATSLISHGVDIDRLNLMLFFGWPNTTAEYIQASSRAGRTVPGLVFILFRPQRARERAIFDYFVKAHEYLEQMVEAVPIDRFAHNALYRTAFGLLLGRLLHIDGPAARPGNQVSDLAEMDKVDKLRELIYGIGQGRVPIDLKALVAKISTTINPDSLAEGQVFDTPLALVEDAFLSQVERIVQDPNEPNNVTSGLTKDDIAHNFRLLLSLRDVDAGIRITGY from the coding sequence ATGAAACCTGAATTTATCCTCAGTGACAATGGTTTGGATGTATCTAACCAAGAAAGGCAGGAAGAACATTTACAGTTTGTAGAGAGCTTTTATAAGCGCATACACGGTCATATCACTGGAACATCAGAGCATCGGAGTGTAGTCAAAGGTGCAACTGAGCCACGACGCTTGATGCCAACTGGATACTTATCACCGCTACCCCCGCCCGCCGCCGTTCCATCAAGCAGCCAACAGCAAAATACTTTCCGCCCAAGCAACTGTGGTTTAGCTATTAACCTAGCACCAGACTGGAATAAAAAGCAGTTGCTTATTGAGTTGAAAGTTCGATTCAGCGTTTTCTTGCCTAAAATTGATTTGAGTAAAGTTGCTGAGAAGTCACTCCGCTCCATGTGGCAGCGTTTTGATATCAGTGCTGCCATCAATTCAAGCATTCAGGATTTAGTTTCTGATTCTTCCCCCACCCTTCTCAAACTGAATCAAGATATTGCTGAACAAATCAAAAAGGTATCTGAAGAACATCAAAAAGACCCGCTCGCTTGGTTATTTGGGCTACCTCAGATTATTGATGATTTGAAGGAGCAAGAGATTACCTTGGCTAACGAAAATCACCAAGGGCTTCAGGCAGAACTCCGTAAACGAGTTTTGAGCAAATCCGAGAAGAATAAAAATAAGAACGAGGCAAATAAGAGTGAAGTTCAGCCTGGTCAAGTTGCTCCCGTTAACTTCATCGTGACGGTAGAAGCTCAAAAGCGAAATTTGGGTGGACAAACGAGGTTACGCCTATTTTTAAGAAACAAGAGTGACCAGGTTGGGGGATTTAATGACCCTAGAGATACAGGTTTATTTGGGGCTTATTTAGAAATTAAGTTGCCCGAAGAAATGTGGCAACCTATAGAACTATCTCGCTTTCAGATTTCTTATCAAGTAGATTCTACTGTTCCTGCTCAAGGAATTAACTGCACGCCGGGGGTCGAGAATAATCAGAGTATAGTTCGTATTTGGACTGAGTTTTTACCAATTTACTGGCAGAAAAGACTTTATACTGCTGGTATTCAAGCTCCTTTTAAGGATTTAGCAACCTCCACAGGCGATGCGGATATTCAGGTACTCAAGACTATTCGCCAAAAAATGTGGGACTATCGAGATAGCTGGCAAGCATTGATTAATCAAAAGCATCCCCAAACTGGGGGGACTCAATATAGTTCGGAAGCACAAGAAGATTTAGACAAATTTAAAAAAGAAATTGAGCGGTTTGAGCTAGGCATTCAAGTTCTGGAAGATACCCGATATATGATGCTGCGGCGGGCTTTCAACTTGATGAATCAGACTTTTGCTGATATTGATGAAAATCGCACTAAGCGAAACAAAACTCCCTATCAAAATTGGCGACCTTTTCAGATTGTCTATATTGTTTCAAATTTAGCAGCTTTGGCAGCACGTCAGTGGACTGAAGATTTTGCTAACAATTCTTTAGTGCAGATTGACCATGCTGCTGTAGTTCACTTTCCTACAGGTGGTGGTAAATCTGAGGCTGTGATGGGAATAATCCTAACTCAAGCCTTTTTTGACCGCCTACGGGGTCGAGATTGGGGAATGGTTGCCTGGTTGCGATATCCTCTACGCTTACTGACATACCAGCAGCTTCAGCGTTTTCTGGATACGTTGGTCGCTGCTGATGAACTTAGGAAAAAGCAACCAGATTTAGCAAAAACCTCTGAATTTACAGTTGGTTATTATGGAGGGCGAGATAATAGCCCCAACTCTCTCAAGTACGTTCCTGATGAGATGGAACGCTACCGGATGCAAGCACGCAATAAAATGCAAGCAGCATTAGGCAAAGTTCCCAAGCAAATAACCGCAGCGGATGTTGGATACTACGTTCCTGAATCAATTCAGCAATACAGGATGGTTATGCGCTGTCCTTATTGTGGGCTAGAGGAAATTCACACTTTTATTGATAGAGCAACTAATGAACTACGGCATCGTTGTGGCTCTCTAGATCAATCTTCAACAAAAGCTGCTTGCGGTCGTGAACTTCCACTATATATTGTGGATGAGGATATCTACAGCCGATTGCCAACCCTGTTAGTAGGAACCCTGGATAAAATTGCTAATATCACTTTCCGTCCAGCCAGTCGTACTTTGTTCGGGGCTGTTTCTGACGTCTGCTCTGTGCATGGATTTACAGCTAACAATACTTGCCATAAAAACGATTCAGTTGGGGGATGTACTCGTAAACAAATTAAGCCTTTGTCTAAGCCACCTGTTGACCCTGGCATCCCTCTAATTTTTCAAGATGAATTGCATTTACTCCGCGAGGAACTAGGGACATTTGACGGTCATTATGAAGCTCTCATTGATGTAATTCACCAAGAACGGAAAGGCATACGTCCCAAAGTTTTGGCAGCAACTGCAACCATTGAGGGCGCAGAGCAACAGACAAAGCATCTTTATTGGCGAGAACTCTCTCAATTTCCTGTCCGAGGACCGGCTCAAGGTCGTAGTTTCTATGCCAATGCTCATAGCAAGTACGTTACACGAGGTTTCGTTGGGCTGCGTCCTACCTCTGTGAATTCACTTGATGCAGCAATGGCTCTGATTCAAGCTATTCGTACTGAGTTAGAGATTATTCGTAGTAATCCGGCAAAGTTTAAAGTCGAGTATGGATTGGGGAATATCACAGATGATACTTTTTTGAAACTGGTTGATCAGCATGACCTTTGTTGCACATACGTTAACTCAAAAAATGATGGCTCTGATATTCGACGCTCTATCAATGAACAAGTGAAAGCTGGTCTGAGAGAAGAGTTTGGCGAAGACCGAGCCAATACTATGCTCCCAGAGGCAATTACTTTGTCTGGGGATGACGGCATTGAAGTAGTAAAGGAAGTTCTCCAACGGATGGAAACATCCCAACTCACTCCGAATTTGAGCGAATCACAAAGGCTATCAGATGTTGTTGCAACCAGTCTGATTTCTCATGGTGTTGATATCGATCGCCTCAATCTGATGCTGTTCTTTGGTTGGCCTAATACAACCGCTGAATACATTCAGGCATCGAGTCGTGCTGGGCGCACTGTACCGGGATTAGTATTCATTTTGTTTCGGCCTCAACGCGCTCGCGAACGGGCGATTTTCGACTACTTTGTTAAAGCTCACGAATACTTGGAGCAGATGGTGGAAGCTGTCCCGATTGACCGCTTTGCTCACAATGCTCTTTACCGAACAGCTTTTGGTTTGCTTCTGGGTCGGTTACTTCACATTGATGGTCCTGCGGCTCGACCGGGAAATCAGGTTAGCGACCTAGCAGAAATGGACAAGGTTGATAAATTGCGGGAGCTAATTTATGGCATCGGACAAGGGCGAGTTCCAATTGATTTAAAGGCTCTAGTAGCCAAAATTAGCACAACTATTAATCCTGATAGTCTAGCAGAGGGACAGGTCTTTGATACACCACTCGCTCTGGTAGAAGATGCTTTCTTATCCCAGGTTGAACGCATTGTACAAGACCCTAATGAACCCAATAATGTCACAAGCGGTTTGACTAAGGATGATATCGCTCATAACTTTCGCTTGTTGTTATCTCTGCGGGATGTCGATGCAGGCATTCGGATTACTGGATACTAA
- a CDS encoding IS5 family transposase (programmed frameshift): protein MYRKASSSPTPPENFELPFEGKLSQDNRWVIMANLIPWDEFEEEYAKIFSIDMGAPALPFRMALGSLIIKERLGISDRETVEQIKENPYLQYFIGRKHYSNEAPYDASLLVRFRERINVDLVNQINQRMVKKIQEETEEESKKKSSLSERQETRESPNQGKLILDATCAPGDISYPNDLGLLNQARVKTEKIIDTLYKPLKGRLKKKPKTYRNLARKDYLKVAKKRRSSRKERRKAIKKQLKYIKRNLSHIDQLLQTGEALEGLSISQYKSLLVVAEVYRQQQWMYENKAQRIDDRIVSLSQPHIRPIVRGKAGKPVEFGAKLAASVRDGYVFLDRISWDNFNEAGDLKAQIEAFKQHTGVYPESVHVDRIYRNRENRAFCKERGIRISGPPLGRPPANVSSDKKKQALDDEKVRNAIEGKFGISKRRFSLNRVMAKLPHTSQTAIAITFLVMNLSTLLRQFFCLFLCDTQHHAFFLDNY, encoded by the exons ATGTACAGAAAAGCTTCCTCAAGCCCGACCCCACCGGAAAACTTTGAGCTGCCCTTTGAGGGAAAGTTATCACAAGATAACCGTTGGGTAATCATGGCAAATCTGATACCCTGGGATGAATTTGAAGAGGAATACGCCAAAATTTTTTCTATTGATATGGGGGCACCTGCGCTGCCATTTCGGATGGCATTGGGTTCATTAATAATCAAAGAAAGATTAGGAATAAGCGATCGGGAAACAGTAGAACAAATAAAAGAAAACCCTTACTTACAATACTTTATAGGGAGAAAGCATTACAGCAACGAAGCCCCTTATGATGCCTCACTTTTGGTAAGATTTAGAGAAAGGATAAATGTTGATTTAGTAAATCAAATAAATCAAAGAATGGTAAAGAAGATTCAGGAAGAAACAGAGGAGGAATCTA AAAAAAAAAGCTCACTCTCAGAAAGGCAAGAAACAAGAGAAAGCCCGAATCAAGGGAAATTAATTCTGGATGCTACCTGTGCGCCAGGAGATATCAGCTATCCCAATGACTTGGGTCTATTAAATCAAGCCAGAGTCAAAACGGAAAAGATAATAGATACTCTCTATAAGCCCCTAAAAGGGAGACTAAAGAAAAAGCCAAAAACTTATAGAAACCTCGCTCGGAAAGATTACTTGAAAGTCGCCAAAAAACGGAGATCGTCAAGAAAAGAGAGAAGAAAAGCTATAAAAAAACAACTGAAATATATAAAAAGAAATTTATCACACATTGACCAACTCCTTCAGACAGGAGAAGCACTTGAGGGTTTGAGCATCTCTCAATATAAGAGCTTGCTGGTGGTGGCGGAAGTTTACCGTCAACAGCAATGGATGTATGAGAATAAAGCCCAGAGAATTGACGACAGAATAGTCAGTTTAAGTCAGCCCCATATCCGTCCAATTGTGAGAGGAAAAGCCGGAAAACCTGTAGAATTTGGAGCTAAACTAGCAGCAAGCGTCAGAGATGGATATGTCTTTTTAGACCGTATAAGCTGGGATAACTTTAATGAAGCCGGAGACTTAAAAGCCCAAATAGAAGCATTTAAACAGCACACAGGAGTCTATCCCGAATCAGTACATGTAGATAGAATTTATCGAAATCGCGAGAATCGAGCATTCTGTAAAGAAAGAGGGATTAGAATAAGTGGCCCCCCCTTAGGCAGACCTCCAGCTAATGTCAGCTCAGACAAAAAGAAACAAGCCTTAGACGACGAGAAGGTTCGCAATGCTATTGAAGGAAAATTTGGCATCTCAAAGCGAAGATTTAGCTTGAATCGCGTCATGGCTAAACTGCCTCATACTTCTCAAACGGCTATTGCTATCACTTTTTTAGTCATGAATCTTTCCACCCTGCTACGGCAGTTTTTTTGTCTTTTTTTGTGCGATACACAACATCACGCCTTTTTTCTCGATAACTATTAA
- a CDS encoding DNA cytosine methyltransferase, producing MGLRALDLFCGMGGLSWGLKETGLIEPLWAIDNHEPALALYRRNLPDTYVLNIDLSKSANLRDLIEKIRLNGGVDLVVGGSPCRGFTQIRNGQDTHSDPNNRLAIKFAEIVRELSPLAFIYENVPQLEKSRVFKRFIGRLKGRNNYRVAHAVLEAANFGNPSRRARLIVVGIRWDFGRLPIIPKGVDIPHQQFWLRRVEQDGKIGYCSKLQEPWRSCLLDPDDCRLVNVEQAIADLPILEGKTKGSNRSYGVPPQSAYQRWARQYTQETDGHVVPRVRPETRERLKAIVPGGNWRDLPTPLTYRIPFEPASGQLRRSHYSAYRRLLPESHSPTVQGHSDFAYHYKYERALTPRELARLMGFTDNFQLGHEYDSVVQAIGNAVPPPLSKAIAESLLEQLN from the coding sequence ATGGGTTTGAGAGCCTTAGACTTATTCTGCGGAATGGGCGGTTTATCTTGGGGATTGAAGGAAACAGGCTTGATTGAACCTTTATGGGCGATAGATAATCACGAGCCTGCTTTGGCTCTTTATCGACGTAATTTACCCGATACTTATGTACTAAATATTGACCTTTCTAAGTCCGCAAATCTTAGAGATTTGATTGAAAAAATTAGATTGAATGGTGGAGTCGATCTAGTTGTAGGAGGAAGCCCTTGTCGGGGTTTTACACAAATTCGGAATGGTCAGGATACACATTCAGATCCGAACAATCGTCTAGCTATTAAATTTGCTGAGATTGTACGGGAGTTAAGTCCGTTAGCTTTTATTTACGAAAATGTGCCTCAGCTAGAAAAATCTAGAGTTTTTAAGCGATTTATAGGCAGGTTGAAAGGGCGAAATAATTATCGGGTTGCCCATGCAGTACTAGAAGCTGCAAACTTTGGAAATCCTTCTCGACGAGCCAGATTGATTGTGGTGGGGATTCGATGGGATTTTGGGCGTCTTCCCATTATTCCAAAGGGAGTGGATATTCCCCATCAACAGTTTTGGCTGCGAAGAGTTGAACAAGATGGAAAGATAGGCTACTGCTCAAAACTCCAGGAACCTTGGCGCTCTTGTCTGCTTGACCCAGATGACTGTCGATTAGTCAATGTCGAACAGGCGATCGCCGACTTGCCCATTCTAGAAGGTAAAACGAAAGGAAGCAATCGTTCTTACGGGGTTCCACCACAAAGTGCCTACCAGCGTTGGGCAAGACAGTATACCCAGGAAACAGATGGTCATGTAGTTCCACGGGTTCGACCAGAAACTAGAGAGAGGCTAAAAGCGATCGTGCCTGGTGGAAACTGGCGAGATTTACCAACTCCCTTAACTTATAGAATTCCATTCGAGCCAGCCAGTGGACAACTGAGGCGAAGTCATTACAGTGCGTATCGTCGGCTACTCCCTGAAAGCCACAGCCCCACTGTACAAGGTCATTCAGATTTTGCCTACCATTACAAGTATGAGAGGGCGCTTACGCCTCGTGAGTTAGCTCGGTTAATGGGCTTTACTGATAACTTTCAACTGGGGCATGAGTATGACTCAGTCGTCCAAGCAATTGGTAATGCTGTGCCTCCACCACTCTCCAAAGCAATTGCTGAGTCACTTCTTGAGCAATTAAACTAG
- a CDS encoding phospholipase D-like domain-containing protein — MLYHSSLDLDPLIGRAATGNISEPYDSTRTKALLEWLSQAGLCDRKGRITDSTRFQTFLSHVQGAIWAYADSEELTPKIQLVLTNPVWLNIAQSRQTIDVFRDLIRSASQTLWIINPFFSLDNQQVNTLIELLAWQLQQGNVSVRLVLRRAIPGSREFVLPTLRRVRSLVSEQNLHLLKAYNLDYDGIKSRQTFHSKMIVKDNQSAYIGSANWTKNSLEGDIEFGLLVEGIFVAQQLVPMLQKLIDRAEPIHLETL; from the coding sequence ATGCTGTACCACTCTTCGTTAGATTTAGATCCCCTGATAGGTAGGGCAGCTACGGGGAATATCAGTGAACCGTATGATTCAACTCGGACAAAGGCTTTACTAGAGTGGCTCTCACAGGCAGGACTGTGCGATCGCAAAGGGCGCATTACAGACTCAACCCGGTTTCAAACCTTCTTGAGCCATGTACAAGGTGCTATATGGGCTTATGCCGATTCGGAAGAACTTACCCCAAAAATTCAATTGGTTCTAACTAATCCTGTATGGTTAAATATTGCTCAATCTCGCCAGACTATCGATGTATTTCGAGACTTAATTCGTTCAGCAAGTCAAACTTTGTGGATAATTAATCCCTTTTTTAGTCTTGACAATCAACAGGTTAATACCCTAATAGAGCTATTAGCTTGGCAATTGCAACAGGGCAACGTAAGCGTTCGACTTGTACTGCGAAGGGCTATTCCTGGTAGCCGAGAGTTTGTTTTGCCAACTTTACGAAGAGTTCGGAGTTTAGTTTCCGAGCAAAACCTTCACTTACTCAAAGCATATAATCTAGATTATGATGGTATTAAAAGCCGTCAAACTTTTCATTCAAAGATGATTGTTAAAGATAATCAATCTGCTTATATAGGTTCAGCAAATTGGACAAAAAATAGTCTAGAGGGTGATATAGAATTTGGCTTGTTAGTCGAAGGAATTTTTGTAGCTCAGCAGCTTGTCCCCATGCTTCAAAAACTCATCGATCGCGCTGAGCCAATTCATTTGGAGACACTTTGA
- a CDS encoding tyrosine-type recombinase/integrase: protein MSASPDSSSPSPRSPAPVPASGASPIDLREVRVEEFLKARSLCANSKTAYRRELRRFLAWTERPISQITPRQIVQYKEHLEKSLAESSVNRALSALKSFFGWLLAAYPDSLSTNPTSSVALFKLPSPPAFDLLDSEVEALTRAIGQLPPDHQRRDAALVAVLLHGLRAGEVAALNLGDYDGIRLTIRKGKDDSGGTVPLNRQARECLNAYLKERRHLGERYAKHRPLFLSQSPVPGKEERLGYQGIYYTIKGLGQLAGIENLTPHRLRHTYATNLLLKGIDSLHARTLTRHKSEANFKRYAKRALSAAAERAFYEAIGEEPPTP, encoded by the coding sequence ATGTCGGCTTCCCCAGATTCTTCTTCCCCTAGTCCTCGATCGCCAGCACCTGTGCCAGCTTCTGGTGCTAGTCCGATTGACCTGAGGGAAGTGCGGGTTGAGGAATTTTTAAAAGCGCGATCGCTTTGCGCCAACAGCAAGACTGCTTATCGGCGGGAACTGCGACGCTTTTTGGCGTGGACGGAGCGCCCGATTAGCCAAATTACGCCCCGACAAATCGTTCAGTACAAGGAACACTTGGAAAAATCGCTAGCAGAAAGTTCAGTCAATCGGGCGCTTTCTGCTCTGAAAAGTTTTTTTGGCTGGCTGCTGGCGGCGTATCCCGACAGTCTTTCCACCAATCCCACCTCCTCCGTAGCGCTCTTCAAATTGCCGTCGCCACCAGCATTTGATCTCTTGGATTCAGAGGTGGAGGCGCTCACCAGAGCGATTGGGCAGCTTCCGCCCGACCACCAAAGGCGAGATGCAGCCCTGGTAGCTGTTCTGTTGCACGGGTTGCGAGCAGGAGAAGTGGCAGCGCTCAATCTGGGAGACTATGACGGGATACGCTTGACGATTCGCAAAGGGAAAGACGATAGCGGCGGCACTGTTCCCCTCAATCGACAAGCACGCGAGTGTCTCAATGCTTACCTAAAGGAGCGACGGCACTTGGGAGAGCGCTACGCCAAGCATCGTCCGCTGTTTTTGTCTCAAAGTCCAGTTCCCGGTAAAGAAGAACGGCTGGGATATCAGGGGATTTATTACACGATTAAGGGGTTGGGGCAATTGGCGGGAATTGAGAACCTGACGCCGCATCGCTTGAGGCACACCTATGCTACAAACCTGTTATTGAAGGGCATCGACAGCTTGCACGCTCGAACTCTAACTCGTCACAAGTCAGAGGCTAATTTCAAGCGCTACGCCAAACGTGCTCTATCGGCTGCGGCGGAGCGTGCCTTTTATGAGGCGATCGGGGAAGAACCGCCAACTCCTTGA